GTTATACCACCTCTATATTTTTTATTTTTTTTCTTGCTTGTTAAAGGTGCTATTAATAAAGTATTATCTTTTTTGCTAACCTCACTTAAAACAAGTCCAAAATGTTTACCTTTTAAAACTTTACTATTTTCATTAATATTTGGTAAATCAATCAAATAAACTGAAAACATTTCAATCATTTTTATTTACTCCTTATAAAAAAATTAAGCATACCAAAATGATATGCTTACAACTATCCTTAACTAATAAGGCTTAAAATCTTTTGTTATTGTCCTTAACTAATAAGGCTTAATTTAATATATCATTTTATATATTTTTTGTCAATAAAAATTTACTTTTTATGCTAAAAAATTTGCTTTTTATGTTAAATTATTTCTATTATTTTACAACATACTCTTATTTTCAATTTATAGCCCATTTAAGACATTTTATGCCCTTAGCCTTATAATGTGTTATCTTATACCGATATTGTTTAAAATAGCCTATCATTTGGGGCTATTTTTTGTTTTATCAAGTTTTAATTGTGCTATGTCTCTTATGTCCTCTACAATCTCTACATTATCAATTTTTGTTGTAATATCAATTATTTCTTTTTGTAGATCTTGTATCTTTTTGTTTTGTGATAGATTTATATTGTTTATTTTATTTCTTTCACCAAATAAATTATCTGGAAAATCATTATCAAAATTATCAAAATTATCTTTATAATTTTTTTTGAAATATTCTACATAATCAATAATATTAAAGAAAATAGAAAAAAATAAAATATCAATATAAGGACTATCTAAAGTAAATGGAAATTTTATTCCAATGTTTTTACAATATTCTTTTGCAATATTAAAATCATAAGGTGTTTTTAAATGTTTGTCTATTAATTCTAATAAATCCATTTTATCATTTTCATTTAATTTTATTTCATAATCTTCTATAAAGTCTATAAATTCATTATACGGCGATAATAATGTGTTGTGATTTTTTAAACCTAATAATTCATTTAATGTAACATTTAAAAATCTAGCTATTTTTTCTAAATTTTTTAACGGGATATCTTTTATTATGCCTTTTTCATATCTTGATATATTAGCTTCAGTGGTTCCTATCTCGTTTGCCAATTGTTTCATAGTAATATTTTTACTTTTTCTTATTTCTCTTATATTTTTACCTATTTCATTCATAACTTACACCACCTTTTCAACTTGATTATATCATTTTATTTCTTGCATTACAAGTAAGAAAAAGAATACAAAAAAATAAAAAATATAAATTAAAAATATATTTTTTAAAAAAACTTACTTGACAATTAAGTTTAGAATATAGTATACTTACTTAAGAGGTAAGTTAAAAG
The nucleotide sequence above comes from Streptobacillus felis. Encoded proteins:
- a CDS encoding helix-turn-helix domain-containing protein; the encoded protein is MNEIGKNIREIRKSKNITMKQLANEIGTTEANISRYEKGIIKDIPLKNLEKIARFLNVTLNELLGLKNHNTLLSPYNEFIDFIEDYEIKLNENDKMDLLELIDKHLKTPYDFNIAKEYCKNIGIKFPFTLDSPYIDILFFSIFFNIIDYVEYFKKNYKDNFDNFDNDFPDNLFGERNKINNINLSQNKKIQDLQKEIIDITTKIDNVEIVEDIRDIAQLKLDKTKNSPK